AATAGAAGTGAATTACTAAATACAAACACAACCAAATCTGTTGTAACCAGAGTAAGGCGGTCGCTAAACTTGGAATCGGATACGTCCAGAAGTCGCCGTCCATAAACCAAGAGAATTCTCTTTTTTGATCCGTAAGGTGCCAATAAAGAATCGGAATTCCTCCCATCAAGTAGATCGTAATTTTATCCAGAAGAAATGGAATTTGAATCGAATCGCTTTTCTTTCGATACAGAGCTAAGAATCCAAACTGTTGACGAATGAAATGGAAGACGGCGACGTAAGCCATGATTCTCCAAAACCAAATCGAACCGAAAGAATAGAGAAAGACGGAAAATAAAAAACAAACGATCGGAACCGTTATGAGAAGAGTTTTTTTTTCTCTCCATTCTTCTTTATTAAAATAGGATCGAAACAAAGTGGAATAAACGTGAGCAACGTCGATCAAAAGCACCGTACAAAACCAAGTCCAAGGATTGATTTCGGAAGGAAGCACATTCCATTCTCTTAAAATGAATAAGGAGAAAACGGAAAGAATACCCGGTAAAATGATAAACGACAGATCCAGCGTGGGATTGAAGACCCAACCTTTTGATTTCATATTTTTTGTTCACCGAGAATTTTCATCGCGGCGTTGTTTCCTCGAATCAATGCCTCTTCAAAGATAGAAATTCCACTTAGATCGGAATGAGCAAAGTGGAGGTTAGGATAAGAAATCGCAAGGCGCTCTCGTTTTCCTCCCCAGATCAAACCGGGTGTGGGGCGGATCATCGCATGCGCGTAGGTCATGATATCCATATTTTGAATTCTCTTTTCGATATCGGGATGCGCTTTCTTTAAATCGGATACGATCGCTTCTTTCCATTCGAACCAAGACGTTCCCATCATTTTCTTACGAATTGCTATCGTATCTTTTTCACCGAAGGCTTGGTAGTAAGTGAGAACGGATTCTTCTCTTCCTGCGCGCAAATCCTGATGTGTCGATACGATATAACCCAGGGATGGACTTTGATAGATTACGTTATCCCAGCAGGGCGGAATTCCTTTTCCCGTAGGAATTTGATCAACGGAAAGATTTGCAACCAACCAAGGAGAATAAGTAAGTCCTTCTGCAACGCCGGATTTTTCTCCGAGAATATATTTGCGCGTGAAGGACGGAAGAGCGTAGACAATCGAATCACAGTGAATGATTTTTTGTTCCTTGGTTTCGATCGAATAAACCTGAACTGTAAATCGAGATTCTTTCGATTCAGAGGGTATAACTTTTTCGACGAGCGTTCCTGTTTGAATTTTGGAATCGATCGGAGCTCGGAGTTTATCGACTAAAAAACCGTTTCCTTCCGGCCAGGTGAGAAGAGTTAAGTCTTCGCCGTTTTCATCCACGGGACGAGAACAAAAATAATGAAGTCCAATCCAAGCAGAAACGGTATCCATTGAACCTCCAAAATCGTCTCGAACGGAATAATCCAAAAACCAGAAAAGCTCCTTGGTTCGAAATCCTTTCTCCTTAATATATTCAAAAAAGTTAATTTTATCTAATTTGAGAATTTCGGGATCTCTCGAAGAAAGATCGATCGGGATCGTGAACGCTTTTTTTCCGTCCCTCCCTCTTTTGAGTCTCCAAGTTTGGATCCATCTTTTAAATTTCTCTTCTTCTAAGCCTGCGGGCGATCGTGTGTTTCCTCCAGGATATAAGCCTTCGTTCCATCTTCCTTGATAGTAGATTCTTTCTTCCGGATCAAAACAGAGAAAGCGTTCGTTGTAAACGGGTTTGCCTCGATTGTCCTTGCCGACGATGACTTGATTTTCTTCTAAGAATTTTCGAACGAGAACCGCTTCTTCTCCAACTTGAGGAAGGTAGTGTGCTCCCCACGGATAGGCGCCGATTGAATTTTTACCGGATCTAGAATTTCCTCCGGCGTTGTTTTCTAATTCTAAAATTTTAAAATCTGAAAAACCGGATTTGTGAAGATAATAACCCGAACTCAAGCCGGCGACGCCGCTTCCAAGAATCAGGACTTTTACTTTTTCAGAAACGTTTCGATTTATATTCGAACTGAGTGTTGATTTTGAATTCTCTCGAATTCTATGTCCTATCTCTCGATTTGGACCGACGATCTTGCCTGAAATTCTATGTCTGAATTTCAAAAAGGAAAGTCCGCCGATGATCGCTGAAATACAAAGACCTAAAATGGTAAGAAAGGATCTTCGTGAAATGAATTCTTGTTCTTCGGCCATGTTCGATTGGAAGATTAATGGGAATCTAAAATCGCGCAAGGAAAAATGAAGGAAAAGAATTGCCTTTGGTATCGGAAGGATTCTTTTGCAAGGAATGGCACTTTTTTTAGATTTTGATAATACGCTCTTAGATTCCGTCTCTATTTACGAATTCTCGATACAAGAACTTACAAAAAGAGCAAAAGAATACGGCCTTACTTCTACGAAAGAATTTTCTCAACTCTATGACGCCGCTCGCAAAGAAGTTAAGATTGAACTTCAGGATTCTCCATCCAATCGTCTTCGTTTGATTTATTTTAAAAAGATGTGTCTTGAGAAATGGGGAACACTGAATCCAAAGTGGATTCTAAAATTGGAAAAAGATTATTTCATTTTTTTCCAAATCGGAATTCAGACTTTCAAAAAGAAATACGAGAAAGAATACAAAGAAACATTTTCTCTCTTGGAACAAATCTCTCAAAAACAAAAGATTCTTTTTTGTACGAACGAGAATTTAAGAACACAATTGATCAAGATGAACTCACTACTTCCTAAAAAATTAAAGTATATAGTTCTGAGTTCGGAAGAGGTTGGAAAGGAAAAACCCTCGGAAAAATTTTTTACAAAGGCGAGAGAACTTGTAAAAGGCGAAAGCCCCGTTTCTATGATCGGAGATTCTTTAAAAGACGACGTAGAGGGCGCGCTTCGTTATGGAATTCCGGCCATTCATCTAAAATCAATATTTTCTAAAAAGCAAACCAACTTAGAAGAAAGAAGAATCGTTCTTACGGACGTTCCCAAAAAGAACGAATATTCATATTTGGAAACGAACGATATCCGCGTAGCTCTGAAGTTATTTCTTTAAGATCGCAAATAACGTGTTATTGAGGTTCAAAGTTTTAAAACTGATAAGCCAGAATATCTTTGTCGCATAATAATAGGTTTTTTTAAAAAGGGTTCCGAGGTTTCCGCCTTGGCTTCCGGAAACCGATGCGATCGGCTTTAAAATCGTAAACTTGCAATCTTTGAAACCGGTTTGCCGGGAAAGCATCTTCATCGTTTTCTCGGTATAATCGTTGATATGATCCTTTGCTTCCAAGTAATGTCCGTCGGGTTTCATTCCTTTTAGAATTACTTTCAAACGAGCCTTAAACAACTGAACCGGAAAGTTCGGAGTTTGTAAAAAAAGAATCCCGCCCGGCTTTAAAAGTGAATGCAAATATTCTAATAGACTGTGCGGTTTTGGAATGTGCTCGATAACGTCCCAAAGTGTAATGATATCCAAGGATCCCTTTGCGATTCCAGAGTTTTGAACGATTCCCGGAAAAACGTTTTTGAGTCCGTTTTTATCTCTCGCGAATTGAACCGCTTTTTCGGAGATCTCGTATCCGATTGCTTCCCAACCCGGTTTTTGAGCGCCAATGCGTTTTACAAAAAAACCAAGTCCGCAACCAACGTCCAAAATTTTTCCGGACGGAGCTTTTAAGAATGCATCGATAAAGTCCTGATAGATTTCTCTGTGAGCGTTGTCCCACCATCCCAAATCGTAAGAAGAATCATCATCCCAGTAGCCTTCGTAGTGTTCTTCCTGTTCGTATGTGGAGAATACGTGCCCGCAGTTGGAGCAACGGACGATATCGATTCCGTTCTCGACGAACACGGTAGAATTTTGAGTGCTTGCGCAAAGATAGCAGGTTTGATTCAAAGAAGCCCCCAGGCGAATAGCCGGATTTTCAATGTCTCCGGGTGAAGCCGGAAAAGCCAGAAAAAAGTAGAGAGCTTTTTCTTGTTTTTGAATTCCCCCCGAAGGAGTCTAAAAAAAAGATAGAATTCAGTTTATCACCAGGAGTTTCCGTGGCCGCGCTTAAATTCACAAAAATGGAAGGAATCGGTAACGATTACGTTTATATCGATGCTACTCAGACGGATGTTCGCTTAACACCGGAACAAATTCAGAAATTATCCGATCGTAACTTTGGGATCGGAAGCGACGGAGTCATCTTTATTCGAAATTCTAAACAAGGCGATTTTATGATGGATATGTACAACTCGGACGGAAGTTCTTCCGAGATGTGCGGCAATGGAATCCGTTGTGTTGCGAAATACATTTACGATCACGGTCTGACGAATTCTAAAAATCCAAAAATTGAAACCGGCGCCGGCGTTTTGGAAGTGGATTTAAAAATCGGATCCGGCAACAAAGTGGATCTCGTAAGTGTGGACATGGGAAAACCGATTTTGATTCCTTCTAAAATTCCGGTTCTTTGGAAGAATGAAGAGACTATTATCGATCAAGCATTGGAGATCGCGGGAAAGAATTTAAAATTCACCGCGGTTAGCATGGGCAATCCACATTGTGTGATTTTTGTCGATGACTCCGATCAGTTTCCGGTTCGAGAAATCGGCCCGTTGATCGAACTCCATTCTATCTTTCCAAAAAGGGTGAACGTTGAATTCGTAACCGTTCGTGGAAAAGATCATCTCTATCAAAGAACCTGGGAAAGAGGCGCTGGTGAAACCTTAGCTTGCGGAACGGGAGCTTGCGCCGTGATGGTTGCAGGCAATTTGACCGGAAGATCCGGAAAGGATGTGAAAATCGATCTAAGAGGCGGAACGCTTAGAATTCAATGGCAAGAATCAGGTCACGTTTTGATGACCGGTCCGGCTCGTGAAATTTTTTCAGGAGAAGTAGAAGTTTAGAATATTCTAAACTTCTACTAAGATCAATTTAAGCGACGTCCGCTTTTTGAAGAGCTTCCATTCTCACGCGAACTTCGGTTGAGAGTTTTTTGAGATTATCTTCCAACTTACCTTCCAAATAGGGTCTATGATCGATCTTAGGTCCGTAAAGAACTTTGACCTTTTTGTAAATCGATCTTCTCTTAATATCACAGACTTCTTTCGGCATTCCCATAAAAGAACGAACAAGGGATGGAATCGGAATATCGGAATAACTTTCTTCGATTGGTACGATTACGGAAGGAAGGATATCGACTTTATTTCGGATCGAAAATGCAGCGAAACCGTCGTGAAATTTCACCATAGGTCCGGAGAAGTCATTCTTAACCATGTAGTCATGGCCTTCGGGAAAAATTCCGAGAACTCCGTCTCTTTTAAAAACTTGTTGCACCATCTTGATGCTCGCCATCGAAATTTTTCCGTCTATCGCCATTGGAATTCCACCGGCGAGCTTTGCTAAATCTTTGAAAATGGGAATTCGAAAAGTATAATCGGCTGCGATCCAAGAAATATAACGGGGAAAGGTATAAGAAAGAATGAACGGATCCATATCCGATCTATGATTGCTGACAAGGATTACTTTTCCTTCCTGGACTATATTCTCCGTTCCATAAGCGTTTATGTTAACGGCGAAACCCAAGAAAGGAGCCACAAACTGCTTCAGTCTTAAATATGTCTGTGCTTCCTTTTCCATGGTCTTCTCCCTCGTTTATACAATGAGGGAAGTCATTTTATTCCCCTGTAAAAATAGACCACCATTTCTTTTTTTCCTCCGGAGAATTTGCATTTCTCGGATCGGAAGAAGATTCTTGTCCATAAGATCCGCCGCCTAACTCGTGAGAACGAATCGGATCCCTTCTTTTTCTGGCATTCTGAGGTACGGAACGTCTCAGTTCTTCCAACTCTTTCTGAGCGGATGCGCTGGACTTGATATAATTTCTTATATCGGCCCATTCGGGATCGTGTTCGTTCCCGTAGACTGCAAAATTCATAAGATCAATCGAATCAAACTCAGGCATAAGAGCTTCTTTCCAGGCGTATTTTTTATATTATAATAGATTGGGAAATTTTCCGCAATCTCATATAGTCTGCTTAGGGGAAGGAATGTGGCAACAGTTTTCATAAAGAAACTTCTAAAAAATGTGGAAGAAGTCTCAGAAACCTTTTGAATCCTCTTTTTTTCCGCTTTGAACTCATTTCATCGGAAAAATTTCAACGGTTGTTAACTTTCTTCTCAAAAAAAAACGGAGACGAATTTAGTTTCTCGGTTTTATTTTTTCAAGGGAGTTTCTGAAGATCGGCTTCCCCGAAACCGAAAGTACTATCAATGGGGAAGATAGAGGGCGATTTGGACAAACGACATAATCAGAAAATAGGGGAAGTGGTGCAGAACGAAAGATCGAATGAAACTCAGAGAGGAAAAATCGTCCTATTTCCAAAAACGAGACTTTGGAACTCGGAAAAAATAAG
This is a stretch of genomic DNA from Leptospira tipperaryensis. It encodes these proteins:
- a CDS encoding HAD family hydrolase, with the protein product MALFLDFDNTLLDSVSIYEFSIQELTKRAKEYGLTSTKEFSQLYDAARKEVKIELQDSPSNRLRLIYFKKMCLEKWGTLNPKWILKLEKDYFIFFQIGIQTFKKKYEKEYKETFSLLEQISQKQKILFCTNENLRTQLIKMNSLLPKKLKYIVLSSEEVGKEKPSEKFFTKARELVKGESPVSMIGDSLKDDVEGALRYGIPAIHLKSIFSKKQTNLEERRIVLTDVPKKNEYSYLETNDIRVALKLFL
- a CDS encoding NAD(P)-binding protein → MAEEQEFISRRSFLTILGLCISAIIGGLSFLKFRHRISGKIVGPNREIGHRIRENSKSTLSSNINRNVSEKVKVLILGSGVAGLSSGYYLHKSGFSDFKILELENNAGGNSRSGKNSIGAYPWGAHYLPQVGEEAVLVRKFLEENQVIVGKDNRGKPVYNERFLCFDPEERIYYQGRWNEGLYPGGNTRSPAGLEEEKFKRWIQTWRLKRGRDGKKAFTIPIDLSSRDPEILKLDKINFFEYIKEKGFRTKELFWFLDYSVRDDFGGSMDTVSAWIGLHYFCSRPVDENGEDLTLLTWPEGNGFLVDKLRAPIDSKIQTGTLVEKVIPSESKESRFTVQVYSIETKEQKIIHCDSIVYALPSFTRKYILGEKSGVAEGLTYSPWLVANLSVDQIPTGKGIPPCWDNVIYQSPSLGYIVSTHQDLRAGREESVLTYYQAFGEKDTIAIRKKMMGTSWFEWKEAIVSDLKKAHPDIEKRIQNMDIMTYAHAMIRPTPGLIWGGKRERLAISYPNLHFAHSDLSGISIFEEALIRGNNAAMKILGEQKI
- a CDS encoding lysophospholipid acyltransferase family protein, producing MEKEAQTYLRLKQFVAPFLGFAVNINAYGTENIVQEGKVILVSNHRSDMDPFILSYTFPRYISWIAADYTFRIPIFKDLAKLAGGIPMAIDGKISMASIKMVQQVFKRDGVLGIFPEGHDYMVKNDFSGPMVKFHDGFAAFSIRNKVDILPSVIVPIEESYSDIPIPSLVRSFMGMPKEVCDIKRRSIYKKVKVLYGPKIDHRPYLEGKLEDNLKKLSTEVRVRMEALQKADVA
- a CDS encoding class I SAM-dependent methyltransferase; this translates as MNQTCYLCASTQNSTVFVENGIDIVRCSNCGHVFSTYEQEEHYEGYWDDDSSYDLGWWDNAHREIYQDFIDAFLKAPSGKILDVGCGLGFFVKRIGAQKPGWEAIGYEISEKAVQFARDKNGLKNVFPGIVQNSGIAKGSLDIITLWDVIEHIPKPHSLLEYLHSLLKPGGILFLQTPNFPVQLFKARLKVILKGMKPDGHYLEAKDHINDYTEKTMKMLSRQTGFKDCKFTILKPIASVSGSQGGNLGTLFKKTYYYATKIFWLISFKTLNLNNTLFAILKK
- the dapF gene encoding diaminopimelate epimerase, translating into MAALKFTKMEGIGNDYVYIDATQTDVRLTPEQIQKLSDRNFGIGSDGVIFIRNSKQGDFMMDMYNSDGSSSEMCGNGIRCVAKYIYDHGLTNSKNPKIETGAGVLEVDLKIGSGNKVDLVSVDMGKPILIPSKIPVLWKNEETIIDQALEIAGKNLKFTAVSMGNPHCVIFVDDSDQFPVREIGPLIELHSIFPKRVNVEFVTVRGKDHLYQRTWERGAGETLACGTGACAVMVAGNLTGRSGKDVKIDLRGGTLRIQWQESGHVLMTGPAREIFSGEVEV